The nucleotide sequence ATTCTATTGGAAGAAGAATAATTGCATAGTAATTTTTAAGACTTGCAAATTCATAAACTCTTGCAGTATCTAGAATTGGGTAATGTCTGACTTCTTTTAGAAGTGTATTAGCTATAGAGCTGTCACATGCTGTAATAGACCATCTTGTTGGAACTAATTTTCTTTTTTTTCCTGTTCCAATGGCTCCTACAGAAAATGCTTTTTGCATAGCAGAAAATGGTACATCTTTATCATGTAAGTTCATAACAGCTTCAGTAGCTTTTAAATCTGTATCATAATAAGTTTTTTCAAGTTGCCGATCCCATCTGACACTATCAATATTAAATTTTTCAATAATTGCACTGGGACCATGTGGAGTACTATCTTCATTGAATGAAGATCCTATGGGTTTTTTGCCAAATGTAGCTTCACTGTCAGTTGATTTAGAAGACAATGAAATATCTTGTAATTTTTCAATGTATGGATTTTCAAGATCATCGATTTTTATTAGCTGTTTTCCTCTAACAAGGTTTAAACGATAATTAATAATATCATCTTGTGTTTTATTTTCACCAATCCATGATTCTGGTGAATCCATAATAGAGGTATCTCCAGTTTCAGCTACCATCATTGGTCCAGCATATACCTTAGGATAACTCCATCTACCAATGAATACTGAAGGTGGTGTACTACCATCTAAATCTTTACCTACTTTAACAGACTTCATCTGTATTTTATCAGTTAATTTTTTTAGGTAGGCATTCTTTGATCTAAACATATATTAATAATTTTATTTGAACTAGTATTTTAAAATATTGATTTAGAAAATAAGATAAGAAAATATCGATAATAATATCTAATATTAAGAATATAAATATATATAATAAATTCTCACAGAATAATAATCTTTGTGGATATGAAATGGTTAATAAATAATATAATTATAGATAAATGAGATAATTATGGATAATGTTAATAGAAATGAGGATAAAAAATCACAATCTAATAAAAATTTTATTTATTTTTTATTTAAATTAATTAAATAGTATTTAAAATATAAAAAGGGATTTGAATGAATTTAAACAATATTTATAAAGAAAAAAATGCTAAAAAACCAAATAATTTGATAAATGAAACTTCTCCCTATCTTTTGCAGCATGCTTATAATCCCGTAGATTGGTACCCTTGGGATGAAAAAGCATTTGATTTAGCTAAAAAAGAAAATAAACCTATTTTTTTAAGTATTGGTTATTCAACATGTCATTGGTGTCATGTTATGGAAAAAGAATCTTTTGAAGATGAAGAAATAGCTAAAATTCTTAATGATAACTTTATTAGTATAAAAGTTGATAGAGAAGAAATGCCTGCAGTTGATTCTATGTATATGGATTCGGCTATGATATTTACAGGTAGTGGGGGATGGCCATTAACTGTTATAATTGATAATGATAAAAAACCTTTTTTTGCAGGAACATATTATCCTAAAATATCCCTTATTAAAATATTAAATGATATTTCTGATACTTGGAAGAATAATCCTAATAAACTCAAAAATATAGCTAGTGAGATAATAAATGACTTAAATAACCTTAATAATTCAAATAAGAATAAAGATCAGAATAAAGATCAGAATAAAAGTCAAAATAGAGATAAAAATGAAAATAAAAGTCTTAATTCTGATATTTTTGATTATTCTATTATTGAAAAAGGTTTTGAAAATCTCAAGGAAAGATTTGACCCACAATATGGTGGATTCGGTTATTCTCCTAAATTTCCTTCTGTACAAAATATTCTTTTTTTAAATAGATATTATATTTATAAAGAAGATAATGAAGCAAAGAATATGGTTGAGAAAACATTAAATTGCATGTTTAATGGAGGAATTTTTGATCATATTGGTGGTGGATTTTCACGATATTCTGTAGATGGGCAATGGTTAGTTCCACATTTTGAAAAAATGATGTATGATAATGGGATGATTGCTATGGCTTATCTAGAAGCAGGTCTTTTGTTTGATAAAAAATATCTTAAAATAGCTAAAAAAATTTTAGACTTTAGTTTTAGAGAAATGTTAGGAGAAAATGGATTTTATACTGCCCAAGATGCAGATAGTGAAGGTAAAGAAGGTAAATATTATCTCTTTACTATTAATGATATTAGAAAAGCATTGGGTAATTCTGATGCAGAAAAATTTTGTAAAATCTTTGATATAACTCGTGAAGGCAATTTTGAAAGAAAAAATATTCCTAATCTGATTAATATTTATGATTTTAATAAGGCTGAGTATAATAAAGTTTTTAATGGCAATGATAAAGAAAAGATAAATGATTATGATTTTAATTCTTTTATTGAACAGTCTACTAAAAAATTATATGAATATCGTTTGAAAAGAATTCCTCCATTTAAAGATGAGAAGAATTTAAGTTTTGTTAATGGTTTGATGATAGCAACATTATCTCTTGCTGGGAATGTTTTACATAATAATGAATATATATCAAGAGCTGAAGAAATTGGAGATTTTATTCTCAATAAATTATATCATAATGGAATGATATATACTAGCTATAAAGATGGGAAATTAGGAAACAAAGGAGTTCTTGATGATTACTCCTATGTTGTTTGGGGATTGATTGAGCTATATAAAACAACATTTAATAAAAAATGGTTATCTGCTGCAGAGGAGATAACTAATAATATGATCAATCTTTTTTTTGAGGATGGAAATCTTTATCTCTCAACATCTGAAGTTCATGATCTTCCAATTAGAACTAAAAATGCTTATGATGGAGCTATTCCTTCAGGAAATAATATAGCTATTATAAACCTTATGAATTTGTATTTTATTACAAACAATAATTTTTATAAAAATATTTTTGAAAACATTTTATCTAATTTAAAACAAGATATAGAAAGAAACCCACTTGCTTTTATAACACTTCTCTCAAGTTTTATTTATAATAAAACTGGAGGAATTCATATAAATTTATATATAGATCCTTTAAAAGATAGTGATTTAAAAGCAACTAAAAATAAAATCGATTTTTGGAACCCATTTTTAACAATGTCTGTTTTTAATAAAAATAATGAAGGATTTAGTGAAAATATGGTTTCTATTTGTGAAAATATGGTCTGTAAACCACTAATATCTTTTGATAATTTTTCATATGTTGATATTATTTCTAAAACTTTTAGATATTAATATTTCATTATTATAAATTGATTTGTTGATTTTAATAGTTTATTTTATTTTTAATAATATTTTTAAAGATGAAATTAGATACTTCATCTGTTATTTTATAATTATTTAAAAATTATTTAATTAGCTATCTAGTTGATTATTCAGATAATTATTTAGATAATTATTCAGTTGGTTATTTAGTTGGTTATTTAGTTGGTTATTTTATAGTTATTTAATAATTATTTAATAGTTACTTATTTAATAAATAAAAAGAAGAATAATATAAAAAATAATATAAATCAAATATATACTAAAAAGAATTAAAAAAAGAATAAAAATGTATTATTATATTTTTATACTTTCATCTAATAATGAATTTTCTGCAGAATTTAGAATTTTACCATCTAAAACTTCAATCACTCTATCTGCTAATTTAGCTACATTCATGTCATGAGTAACCATTATTAATGTTACATTTTTTTCTTTGTGGAGTTTGTTTAATTGATCAAGGATTTTTTGGCTAGTTCTAGAATCTAAAGATCCTGTTGGCTCATCTGCTAGGATTATAGAAGGTTCGTTAGCTAAAGCTCTAGCAATAGCTACTCTCTGTCTTTCTCCACCAGATAATTTAGTTGGTCTATTTTTTGCTTTATCTTTTAGTCCTACAATATCTAATAGCTCTAAAGCACGTTTTCTTCTTTCTTTTCCAGATAATTTACCTTCAAACATTGGTATTTCTACATTTTCCACCACTGAAATATTTGGAATTAAATTATGAAGCTGAAATATAAATCCTATCTTTTTTGATCTAAATTCATCAAGCTTTTTATTTTTTGTCAAATCATATCCTGCAACATCTATTGTTCCATTATCTGCTATATCCAATGCACCAAGCATATTAAGCAATGTTGATTTTCCAGATCCTGATGGACCAATAATTGAAACAAATTCTCCTTCTTTTATCTCAAGATTTATCCCATTTAAAGCTTTTATATGTCCCTTTTCATAGCTTTTTTCTAAATTTTTTATTTCTACGATATTTTTCTCATCCATTTAATTCACCTCCAATTTTGTTTTTTATTCATATCTCAATGCTTCAGTTGGTGGGAGTCTGCTTGCTCTCCATGCTGGATATAGACCACCGACTAATCCTACTAAAATAGCTACTCCAAATGCTTGTGCAAATGTAGTTATGGTGAAAACGGGTGTCATTCCTCCTAAAACTCCTAATGCTACTAATACTTCAACTCCAATTACTCCAATTACTGAACCTACAATTCCAGAGGTTACTGTCAGTACAATTGATTCTCCAAGAATCATTCCAAGAATTCTTCTCCCTTTCCAACCTACTGCTTTTAATACACCAATTTCTCTTGTTCTTTCATAAACAGACATTATCATAGTGTTTATTATTCCAATTCCTCCAATAATTATTGCTAAAAGAGAAATAGCAAATGATGCACTGTTTACCATATCTAAAGCATCAGCTATTGTTTCAATATCAGAGATAGAAGTTACAGTAGTAATATTGTTTCCATACTTATCTTCAATTGTTTTTGTAACTTGGTCTACATTAGCACCACTATCAACTTTAACATAAATCATACTTACATTACCTTCATCATCCATTAACTCTTGGACACTAGCTAATGGTGCATATGCTCCTTCATCTTGATTTGGATCACCAGTTTCGAAAATTCCAGTTATCTTATAATCTTCACCATTTAATTCTAAAGTATCATTTACAGTTTTATTTAATTTTTCTGCAGATATTTTACCTAATACTATTTCATCATTGTCGGCATTAAATATTTTACCTTTAGTAATTTTTAAGTCAGCAAAACCCGTATCATTAGAATTAATTCCTATTAATGTAAAATAAGGAGAGTCTGGAAGAGAGACCATTCCAATAT is from Methanobrevibacter sp. TMH8 and encodes:
- a CDS encoding Nre family DNA repair protein, encoding MFRSKNAYLKKLTDKIQMKSVKVGKDLDGSTPPSVFIGRWSYPKVYAGPMMVAETGDTSIMDSPESWIGENKTQDDIINYRLNLVRGKQLIKIDDLENPYIEKLQDISLSSKSTDSEATFGKKPIGSSFNEDSTPHGPSAIIEKFNIDSVRWDRQLEKTYYDTDLKATEAVMNLHDKDVPFSAMQKAFSVGAIGTGKKRKLVPTRWSITACDSSIANTLLKEVRHYPILDTARVYEFASLKNYYAIILLPIEWQYEWMEAFIQILGKEEMIFSDYENNTDKKEYSSVGGCYYTCKMAVLDALAKQKKQAGVIVLREAYSGYVPLGVFNVRENVKYAMEQPYKEFEGLKQSLEYVGTKLKIPINKYVKTSNLLKELLQSKQTTLDNFFKKDTRYQN
- a CDS encoding ABC transporter ATP-binding protein, whose amino-acid sequence is MDEKNIVEIKNLEKSYEKGHIKALNGINLEIKEGEFVSIIGPSGSGKSTLLNMLGALDIADNGTIDVAGYDLTKNKKLDEFRSKKIGFIFQLHNLIPNISVVENVEIPMFEGKLSGKERRKRALELLDIVGLKDKAKNRPTKLSGGERQRVAIARALANEPSIILADEPTGSLDSRTSQKILDQLNKLHKEKNVTLIMVTHDMNVAKLADRVIEVLDGKILNSAENSLLDESIKI
- a CDS encoding ABC transporter permease — protein: MSFISLIFKNPFRNKSRALLAIIGIGIGIATIVVLGAITAGLTTTMDDTLHAGGSDFSISGKGESASTTNPFGTVTFSEDWVSIINNVSGVKNAAGVYIGMVSLPDSPYFTLIGINSNDTGFADLKITKGKIFNADNDEIVLGKISAEKLNKTVNDTLELNGEDYKITGIFETGDPNQDEGAYAPLASVQELMDDEGNVSMIYVKVDSGANVDQVTKTIEDKYGNNITTVTSISDIETIADALDMVNSASFAISLLAIIIGGIGIINTMIMSVYERTREIGVLKAVGWKGRRILGMILGESIVLTVTSGIVGSVIGVIGVEVLVALGVLGGMTPVFTITTFAQAFGVAILVGLVGGLYPAWRASRLPPTEALRYE
- a CDS encoding thioredoxin domain-containing protein, with amino-acid sequence MNLNNIYKEKNAKKPNNLINETSPYLLQHAYNPVDWYPWDEKAFDLAKKENKPIFLSIGYSTCHWCHVMEKESFEDEEIAKILNDNFISIKVDREEMPAVDSMYMDSAMIFTGSGGWPLTVIIDNDKKPFFAGTYYPKISLIKILNDISDTWKNNPNKLKNIASEIINDLNNLNNSNKNKDQNKDQNKSQNRDKNENKSLNSDIFDYSIIEKGFENLKERFDPQYGGFGYSPKFPSVQNILFLNRYYIYKEDNEAKNMVEKTLNCMFNGGIFDHIGGGFSRYSVDGQWLVPHFEKMMYDNGMIAMAYLEAGLLFDKKYLKIAKKILDFSFREMLGENGFYTAQDADSEGKEGKYYLFTINDIRKALGNSDAEKFCKIFDITREGNFERKNIPNLINIYDFNKAEYNKVFNGNDKEKINDYDFNSFIEQSTKKLYEYRLKRIPPFKDEKNLSFVNGLMIATLSLAGNVLHNNEYISRAEEIGDFILNKLYHNGMIYTSYKDGKLGNKGVLDDYSYVVWGLIELYKTTFNKKWLSAAEEITNNMINLFFEDGNLYLSTSEVHDLPIRTKNAYDGAIPSGNNIAIINLMNLYFITNNNFYKNIFENILSNLKQDIERNPLAFITLLSSFIYNKTGGIHINLYIDPLKDSDLKATKNKIDFWNPFLTMSVFNKNNEGFSENMVSICENMVCKPLISFDNFSYVDIISKTFRY